One window from the genome of Paenibacillus azoreducens encodes:
- a CDS encoding LolA family protein, whose product MMKRTLILCATLLMTVVASGCTPGDKLSPDELISKVVAADPQVAPYEVEGKVRYYEDNKLTEDSTYSALYDPANGRVRYESKAKGEVTISVNDGKQITFYQTAKKTATIGSAPKLGISGDHSLKGPTLKMIEAVRKTHDLETLPNEKVAGRDTYHIRMTPKTEGTLYGKQELWIDTKTWSELKAIVENGNSRFESEVTHLNDSPVISDDSFKLKLPSDVKVTRMEDLAASKKITLQEAVKAVGKSFNYWNREDMKLDSIELDELKGKINRSEITLNYMKDGVAYVSLSIFPAPSTKDKNFGMIDVKSIEVRGHKGIYDENIRFIIWDEDGLRYSLQLAHPDLKLDEALKLTAAMQPAK is encoded by the coding sequence ATGATGAAAAGAACTTTGATATTATGCGCAACTTTGCTTATGACCGTCGTTGCCAGCGGATGTACACCAGGCGATAAATTGTCGCCGGATGAGCTGATCTCAAAAGTGGTTGCCGCCGATCCCCAGGTTGCTCCTTATGAGGTCGAAGGTAAGGTGCGGTATTATGAAGATAATAAATTAACCGAGGACAGCACGTATTCAGCCCTGTATGATCCTGCAAATGGCCGGGTACGGTATGAATCAAAGGCGAAGGGCGAAGTCACGATTTCCGTTAATGACGGTAAACAGATCACTTTTTACCAAACCGCAAAAAAAACAGCAACGATTGGAAGTGCGCCGAAACTGGGTATCTCTGGAGATCATTCTTTGAAAGGCCCGACCCTTAAAATGATAGAAGCGGTCCGGAAAACGCATGATTTGGAGACGCTGCCCAACGAAAAGGTTGCCGGCCGGGATACCTATCATATCCGCATGACGCCAAAAACAGAAGGTACGTTGTATGGCAAGCAGGAGCTGTGGATCGACACCAAGACCTGGAGCGAGCTCAAAGCAATCGTGGAAAACGGGAACTCCAGATTCGAGAGCGAAGTCACGCATCTTAACGATTCACCCGTCATTTCGGACGACAGCTTCAAGCTTAAGCTGCCTTCGGATGTGAAAGTAACACGGATGGAAGATCTTGCCGCGAGCAAAAAAATTACGCTTCAGGAAGCGGTGAAGGCGGTAGGAAAGTCTTTTAATTATTGGAATCGGGAGGACATGAAGCTTGACAGCATCGAGCTTGATGAGCTCAAGGGGAAGATTAACCGCAGCGAAATCACCTTGAATTACATGAAGGATGGCGTTGCATACGTCAGTCTGAGTATTTTCCCGGCGCCTTCCACCAAAGACAAGAACTTCGGCATGATTGACGTCAAATCGATCGAAGTCCGCGGACATAAGGGAATTTATGACGAAAATATACGCTTCATCATCTGGGATGAAGACGGACTGAGATATTCACTGCAGCTAGCACATCCGGATTTGAAGCTTGACGAAGCTTTGAAGCTTACTGCGGCGATGCAACCTGCGAAATAA
- the sigK gene encoding RNA polymerase sporulation sigma factor SigK, with translation MELFSTIALFIKQLTLLVSYVKNNAFPQPLTEKEETMHLQRMAEGDPVSRNMLIEHNLRLVAHIVKKFDNTGEDLEDLISIGTIGLIKAIESFQPNKGTKLATFAARCIENEILMHLRSLKKTRKDVSLHDPIGTDKEGNEITLIDILGSENDDVADMVQLKIEKSKIYRNLDILDDREQEVIKGRFGLEHGGEERTQREIAKELGISRSYVSRIEKRALMKLYHEFYKSKQ, from the coding sequence ATGGAATTGTTTTCGACCATCGCATTGTTTATCAAGCAGTTGACATTGCTCGTTTCTTATGTGAAAAACAACGCTTTTCCACAGCCATTGACCGAAAAAGAAGAAACGATGCATCTCCAGCGTATGGCAGAGGGCGATCCGGTTAGCCGTAATATGCTTATAGAGCATAATCTGCGGCTTGTAGCCCATATCGTCAAAAAATTCGACAACACCGGCGAAGATTTGGAGGATCTGATCTCCATTGGAACCATCGGCCTTATCAAAGCGATTGAAAGCTTCCAGCCCAACAAAGGAACCAAGCTGGCCACCTTCGCGGCGAGATGCATAGAAAATGAAATTTTAATGCACTTGAGATCTTTGAAGAAAACAAGGAAAGATGTCTCGCTTCATGATCCGATCGGGACTGACAAAGAGGGCAATGAAATTACATTGATAGATATCCTGGGCAGCGAAAACGATGACGTGGCGGATATGGTGCAGCTGAAAATCGAAAAAAGCAAAATTTACCGCAATCTCGACATCCTGGATGACCGTGAGCAAGAGGTGATTAAGGGCAGGTTCGGGCTGGAGCACGGCGGCGAAGAACGGACGCAGCGGGAGATTGCCAAAGAGCTTGGCATTAGCCGCAGCTATGTATCACGCATCGAAAAACGGGCGTTAATGAAATTGTATCATGAGTTTTATAAATCCAAGCAATAG
- a CDS encoding metallophosphoesterase family protein, with protein sequence MGTSLKFREDGTFIIVQFTDVEFIDEYDFDPESPKMDEETRRMMEMVIREEQPDLIVFTGDVIASARTKDPIGSFRRAVSVAEDNGVPWAAVFGNHDSEGEVPRSKLHEVQLEHAYCVAKADPPGVSGSGNFVVTVMNERNEAAAALYFLDSGDYSPFGGYDWIHRDQIEWYASESGNLTRQNGGNPLPALAFFHIPLPEYNEAWDRHVCYGHRLDGTCCTPTVNSGFFAAMLEMGDVMGTFVGHDHANDFWSTLHGIRLCYGRAAKYVSYVDGKRSDYFPTGARVIRLKAGEREFDTWIRENDGTVVYEQPEHLPEYGGKR encoded by the coding sequence ATGGGGACAAGCTTAAAATTCAGGGAAGACGGCACGTTTATTATCGTACAGTTCACGGATGTCGAATTTATCGATGAATATGATTTCGACCCCGAATCACCCAAAATGGATGAAGAGACGCGGCGTATGATGGAAATGGTCATACGGGAAGAACAGCCCGATCTGATCGTATTTACCGGTGACGTCATTGCCAGCGCCAGAACTAAAGATCCTATCGGATCCTTCCGCAGGGCCGTGTCGGTCGCGGAGGATAACGGTGTTCCGTGGGCTGCTGTATTTGGCAACCATGATTCGGAAGGAGAGGTGCCGAGATCAAAGCTGCATGAAGTTCAGCTGGAACACGCATATTGCGTGGCAAAAGCCGATCCGCCGGGAGTGAGCGGCAGCGGCAACTTTGTGGTGACGGTCATGAACGAGCGGAATGAAGCGGCAGCGGCGTTATATTTTCTCGATAGCGGGGATTATTCACCGTTCGGGGGATATGATTGGATTCATCGGGACCAGATCGAATGGTATGCTTCCGAGTCGGGGAACCTGACGCGGCAAAACGGCGGGAACCCGTTGCCTGCGTTAGCCTTCTTTCATATTCCTCTCCCGGAATACAACGAGGCGTGGGATCGCCATGTTTGCTACGGACACCGGCTGGACGGAACCTGCTGCACCCCGACCGTCAATTCCGGATTTTTCGCAGCGATGCTGGAAATGGGGGATGTAATGGGCACATTTGTAGGCCATGATCATGCCAATGATTTCTGGAGCACGCTCCATGGCATCCGTCTCTGCTACGGCCGCGCAGCCAAATATGTCAGCTATGTTGATGGCAAACGCAGCGATTATTTTCCGACAGGGGCGCGGGTGATCCGTTTAAAGGCAGGCGAGCGTGAGTTTGACACATGGATCCGGGAAAATGACGGGACCGTCGTTTATGAGCAGCCGGAACACCTGCCGGAGTATGGCGGGAAAAGGTAA
- a CDS encoding ABC transporter permease, translating to MWKYILNRTLQSIVVLLIVSSVAFSLMHLMPGNPWTRFGMTEQQLQAVEEMKQLHGFDLPIYQQYIRWLAGLSQGYLGLSYDFVPIDSFIWDFARNSLILLGTAWLISLMIAIPWGIHNSLKPGGVSDRLATLLGLIGFSIPAFVLGYWLQQLFAMRLLWLPPSSMHTPSKAGDIFDLIQHMVLPVATLTLGMLAYYLKFIRNGMLEVLESPYLITARAKGASERRVIYRHALKNTLIPIITLIAIDIPALIGGSAVVENVFHWEGLGFLMLTSALQRDLPVLIAIILILSIFIIAANWLADVLYTLVDPRVRLTGKKRS from the coding sequence GTGTGGAAATATATTTTGAACCGTACGCTGCAATCCATAGTTGTATTGTTAATTGTATCTTCAGTTGCATTTTCTCTGATGCATTTGATGCCCGGGAACCCGTGGACAAGATTTGGAATGACGGAGCAGCAGTTACAGGCAGTAGAAGAAATGAAGCAGCTGCACGGATTTGATTTGCCGATATATCAACAATATATCCGCTGGCTGGCAGGCCTTTCGCAAGGTTATTTGGGACTTAGCTATGATTTTGTACCGATTGACAGCTTTATCTGGGATTTTGCGCGAAATAGCTTGATTTTACTCGGGACGGCATGGTTGATTTCGCTGATGATTGCCATCCCATGGGGAATACATAACAGCTTGAAGCCGGGCGGCGTTTCCGACAGATTGGCCACGCTCCTCGGACTTATCGGTTTTAGCATACCTGCCTTTGTGCTTGGGTACTGGCTGCAGCAGCTGTTTGCAATGAGGCTGTTGTGGCTGCCGCCGAGCAGTATGCATACCCCTTCGAAAGCCGGCGATATTTTTGACTTGATTCAGCATATGGTTCTTCCCGTTGCAACGCTAACCTTGGGCATGTTGGCGTATTATCTAAAGTTTATCCGTAACGGAATGCTCGAAGTTTTGGAATCCCCTTACTTGATCACAGCCAGAGCCAAGGGGGCATCCGAAAGAAGAGTCATTTACCGCCATGCTCTGAAAAATACCCTTATTCCGATCATTACGTTGATTGCAATTGATATTCCCGCACTCATCGGTGGATCGGCCGTTGTAGAAAATGTCTTTCATTGGGAAGGACTTGGCTTTTTAATGTTGACCTCGGCTTTGCAACGGGATTTACCGGTTTTAATCGCCATCATATTGATTTTATCCATTTTTATTATTGCCGCTAATTGGTTGGCTGATGTTCTCTATACCCTCGTCGATCCACGCGTTCGATTAACTGGAAAAAAACGATCGTAA
- a CDS encoding SDR family NAD(P)-dependent oxidoreductase — protein MHNQTQADPPKKTALVTGGSRGIGRGIALALAEAGYEIMITHYRDDVMAERTAEEIARLSGRVCTVREGDLREAEEAVGTVAEAIRAMGQIDVLINNAGIGMYSSITELPLAHLDDTMNLNFRAPMLLMREASKDMIEAGRGGNIINIVSTHAERAYPGDAVYGGLKAALKRATESVALDLSPYGIRVNCIAPGGILVREREPFHDQIGAKIPLGRVGIPEDIAQAALWLVSDHASYITGITVRIDGGLILPGMPEDGESTWGFRKVQPFTVNS, from the coding sequence ATGCATAATCAAACTCAAGCCGATCCGCCCAAAAAGACCGCGCTCGTTACGGGAGGAAGCCGGGGAATCGGGCGCGGCATCGCGCTTGCGCTGGCTGAAGCCGGCTATGAAATCATGATCACCCATTATCGTGACGATGTTATGGCAGAACGAACGGCTGAAGAAATCGCCCGTTTGTCGGGCAGGGTATGTACGGTGCGCGAAGGCGATTTGCGGGAAGCGGAGGAAGCCGTAGGAACTGTCGCAGAGGCGATAAGGGCGATGGGGCAAATCGATGTGCTTATTAACAATGCGGGGATCGGCATGTATTCCTCTATCACCGAGCTTCCGCTTGCGCATCTGGATGATACCATGAACCTGAATTTCCGCGCCCCCATGCTGTTGATGCGAGAGGCATCGAAAGATATGATAGAAGCCGGGCGCGGCGGCAATATTATCAATATCGTATCCACGCATGCGGAGCGGGCCTATCCGGGCGATGCCGTATATGGCGGACTCAAAGCCGCGTTAAAGCGGGCTACGGAATCGGTGGCTCTGGATTTGTCGCCATACGGCATTCGGGTTAATTGCATTGCTCCCGGCGGGATTCTCGTGCGGGAACGCGAGCCGTTTCATGACCAGATCGGCGCCAAGATTCCGCTCGGAAGGGTCGGCATTCCTGAAGATATTGCCCAGGCGGCGCTCTGGCTTGTATCCGACCATGCCTCATACATTACCGGCATTACGGTCCGGATTGACGGCGGACTGATCCTGCCGGGCATGCCGGAAGATGGAGAAAGTACATGGGGCTTCCGGAAGGTTCAGCCTTTTACAGTGAATTCATGA
- a CDS encoding LytTR family transcriptional regulator DNA-binding domain-containing protein translates to MNQNDKVVYEYQSFDPVTDAFFFKTGSHEQVIFHGRNYIIKKRLSSAELASLKAQPNFVRAALNLFVNVNRITNIDGNTLHFRDEFAYPRTITVSRRTLEQIKRRMQRTPDNPSPKQTI, encoded by the coding sequence ATGAACCAAAACGATAAGGTGGTATATGAATATCAAAGTTTCGACCCTGTCACCGATGCTTTTTTCTTCAAAACGGGCAGTCATGAGCAGGTTATCTTTCACGGCAGGAACTATATTATAAAAAAGAGACTTTCCTCCGCTGAACTGGCTTCGCTCAAAGCGCAGCCCAATTTCGTCCGCGCGGCGCTTAATCTTTTCGTGAATGTGAATAGAATTACAAATATCGATGGCAATACCCTTCATTTTAGGGATGAATTCGCTTATCCCCGCACGATTACGGTATCCAGACGGACGTTGGAACAGATCAAACGCCGCATGCAGCGCACGCCCGATAATCCGTCACCCAAGCAGACGATCTGA
- a CDS encoding M42 family metallopeptidase: MEQKTMDLFRKLTEFPAASGFEKELRNYVKELITPYTNEFVQDRLGSLFGVLRGDEQGPKVMVAGHFDEVGFMVTGISDTGMIRFQPLGGWWSQAVLAQRLKIITPQGPVIGVVGSIPTHLLDESQRNKPVDIKTMYLDVGADNREDAESFGIRPGQQIVPICDFTPLANPKKIMAKAWDNRYGVGLAVELLEAVHKEKLPNILYCGATVQEELGLRGARTAANLIQPDIFFALDASAANDMTGDKGSFGHIGQGVLLRIFDPSMLTHRGLVEYVQDTADTHKIKYQYFVSQGGTDAGQVHLSGIGVPSTVIGICSRYIHTSSSIIHTDDYDAAKELLIKLVKGLDRTTLNTILENV; this comes from the coding sequence ATGGAACAAAAAACAATGGACCTGTTCCGCAAGCTGACGGAATTCCCCGCAGCTTCGGGCTTTGAAAAAGAACTTCGCAATTATGTAAAGGAATTGATAACTCCATATACGAATGAGTTTGTCCAGGACCGTCTCGGCAGCCTCTTCGGTGTGCTCCGGGGTGATGAGCAAGGACCTAAAGTTATGGTTGCCGGCCATTTTGACGAGGTCGGTTTTATGGTGACAGGCATCTCCGACACCGGCATGATTCGCTTTCAGCCGCTCGGAGGATGGTGGAGCCAAGCCGTTCTGGCGCAGCGCCTGAAAATTATTACGCCTCAAGGTCCGGTCATCGGCGTGGTTGGCTCCATTCCTACGCATCTGCTCGATGAATCGCAACGCAACAAACCTGTTGACATCAAAACGATGTATTTGGATGTAGGCGCGGATAACCGCGAGGATGCGGAATCTTTCGGCATTCGGCCAGGACAGCAAATCGTACCGATTTGCGACTTTACGCCGCTCGCCAATCCGAAGAAAATTATGGCCAAAGCGTGGGACAACCGTTACGGTGTCGGCCTGGCCGTGGAACTGCTTGAAGCGGTTCACAAGGAAAAACTTCCGAATATTTTATACTGCGGCGCCACCGTTCAGGAAGAGCTGGGTTTGCGCGGCGCCCGGACCGCAGCCAACCTGATTCAGCCCGACATCTTTTTCGCTCTCGATGCGAGCGCGGCTAACGACATGACCGGAGACAAAGGCTCCTTCGGCCATATCGGGCAAGGCGTGCTGCTCCGCATTTTTGACCCGTCGATGTTGACCCACCGCGGACTTGTTGAATACGTTCAGGATACGGCCGACACCCATAAGATCAAATATCAGTATTTCGTATCCCAGGGCGGAACCGATGCCGGACAAGTTCATCTGAGCGGTATCGGCGTACCGTCGACCGTGATCGGAATTTGCTCCCGTTACATTCATACCTCGTCTTCGATCATTCACACGGATGATTACGATGCGGCCAAAGAGCTGCTGATCAAGCTTGTTAAAGGTCTTGACCGGACGACGCTGAACACGATTTTGGAAAATGTCTGA
- the spoVAC gene encoding stage V sporulation protein AC: MPAGAKNKGGHFSLDSLTHTEYQEIAQKHEPPRSIFKNCLLAFLFGGGICLLGQAIQQGFVAWFDMTVKEAASPTVAVLIIISVILTSCGVYDKIAQIAGAGTAVPVTGFANSMCSAALEHKAEGYVLGVGANMFKLAGSVIVFGTVAAFFVGLVYAVFGLEGVHHP; encoded by the coding sequence TTGCCTGCAGGCGCAAAAAATAAGGGGGGACATTTCAGCCTGGACTCCCTGACGCACACGGAATATCAAGAGATTGCACAAAAGCATGAGCCGCCGCGCAGCATTTTCAAAAACTGCTTGTTGGCCTTTTTGTTCGGCGGCGGCATCTGCCTGCTCGGACAAGCTATTCAGCAAGGTTTCGTAGCCTGGTTCGATATGACGGTGAAGGAAGCCGCTAGTCCGACAGTTGCCGTGCTTATTATTATTTCCGTTATTTTGACCAGCTGTGGCGTATACGACAAAATCGCACAGATCGCGGGCGCTGGTACAGCAGTCCCGGTGACCGGGTTCGCCAACTCGATGTGCTCGGCAGCTTTGGAGCATAAAGCTGAAGGCTACGTGCTTGGGGTGGGTGCGAACATGTTTAAGCTGGCCGGATCCGTGATCGTTTTCGGCACCGTGGCAGCCTTTTTCGTCGGACTGGTGTACGCCGTCTTCGGGCTTGAGGGAGTGCATCATCCATGA
- the spoVAD gene encoding stage V sporulation protein AD gives MRLNGQTWEFTSKPVILSAAAVVGPEEGQGPLSTDFDYVYDNIDINEKTWEKAERRLLEQASQLAVVKAELTKDQIQFYVGGDLMNQIISSTFAARTLGVPYLGVFGACSTSMESLALAALLVDTGAAERVLAGTASHNCTAEKQFRYPTEYGAQKPPTAQYTVTGAGCSVVGKNGKGPVIARATIGRVMDLGIKDPLNMGAAMAPAAADTIAAHFRDTGLTPGYYDLVITGDLASVGLPIAKELLQKAGVHMNGTEFTDCGLLIYDLQNQTYVKAGGSGCGCSAVVTYGHLLKKLIHKELKKVLVVATGALLSPLSYQQGESIPCIAHAVALEMED, from the coding sequence ATGAGATTAAATGGCCAGACCTGGGAATTCACCTCGAAACCCGTCATCCTGTCTGCGGCGGCGGTGGTGGGTCCCGAAGAAGGCCAAGGGCCGCTTTCCACCGATTTTGACTATGTGTACGATAATATCGATATCAACGAAAAAACATGGGAGAAAGCTGAGCGCAGGCTTTTGGAGCAGGCGTCCCAGCTGGCTGTAGTCAAGGCGGAGCTCACCAAGGATCAGATCCAATTTTATGTGGGCGGGGATCTGATGAACCAAATCATCAGCAGTACCTTTGCAGCCAGAACGCTGGGGGTTCCTTACTTGGGGGTTTTCGGAGCTTGCTCGACATCGATGGAAAGCCTTGCGCTCGCCGCGCTTCTCGTGGATACAGGGGCAGCGGAGCGTGTTCTGGCCGGAACGGCCAGCCATAACTGCACGGCTGAAAAGCAGTTCCGTTATCCGACGGAATACGGCGCGCAGAAGCCGCCAACAGCGCAGTATACCGTGACGGGCGCGGGCTGCAGCGTTGTCGGCAAGAATGGAAAGGGGCCGGTCATTGCCAGGGCCACGATTGGCAGAGTCATGGATCTGGGGATCAAAGACCCGCTTAATATGGGCGCCGCGATGGCTCCGGCTGCAGCGGATACTATTGCCGCACATTTTCGCGATACAGGGCTTACCCCCGGGTATTATGACCTGGTTATTACCGGCGATCTGGCTTCCGTAGGCCTGCCTATTGCCAAAGAGCTGTTGCAAAAGGCGGGGGTTCATATGAATGGGACGGAGTTTACCGACTGCGGTTTGCTCATATACGATCTTCAGAATCAAACCTACGTGAAAGCGGGCGGAAGCGGCTGCGGCTGCTCGGCTGTCGTTACTTACGGACATTTGCTGAAAAAACTGATTCATAAAGAACTAAAAAAGGTGCTTGTCGTGGCAACGGGGGCGCTGCTTTCTCCGCTTTCGTACCAACAGGGGGAAAGTATTCCCT